The sequence GGATGTTCACGCATGAACAAGTCCATTGGCGCCTTTTCCGCGCTCCTCGCCGTAGCCGCACTTCTCGTTGCGTGCAACGGAAACAACGGCAGCAACCCCGCTCCGGCGCCGAGCGGCACGTGCGGCGGCCCTCCGAATAAGCTCGAAGTGCTGTATCCGATCCCAAACACGAAGAACGCCCCGCAGAACCTTAACTTCGTCTACGTTTCCACGAAGGGGTCGTTGCCGCCGAGCAACAGCTTCAACTTCCTCCTCGCGCAGTCGAACGGCAACTCGACGTTTACGAGCCTTTTCGGTCAGATCACCGCGGGGCAGATCCCCAACCCGCATGCGAGCCCGTCCTATTCGGGAGCGGTGTACTATGCGTCGCAGATACCGCCGAGCTATCTCATCGGGCCGCACCAGGCGGTCAGCCTGTTCTGGAACGACGGTGGAACGAACTGCTCGCCGCACTTCCTGGTGAGCTCTTTCAGCACGCAATAGGTCCGGGCTATTCGGAACTAAAGTAGCGGGCGGCGACAACGAAGAATAGCCGCCCGCAATGCCGTACATTCGCGAGATCCTCACCGAGGGCCATCCGACGCTGCGCAAGGTCGCGAAGAGGGTCGATCCGCGCGAGATCGACGATCCGCTCTTTCAACAGCTGATCGACGACATGTTCGAGACGATGTACGCGGCTCCGGGGGTGGGGCTCGCCGCGCCGCAGGTCAACGTTTCGAAGCGCTTGTTCGTGATGGACGTCAACGACGACGAGCATCCGCCGGCCGTCGTGATCAACCCGAAGTTGGAGGGTTTGGCGGAAGAGGTCGAGCTGCGCGAAGGCTGTCTTTCGGTGCCTGGAATGATCGGTGAGATCGTTCGCTACGAGCGCGCGGCCGTCACGGGTCTCGATCGCGAGGGCCGCAGAATTCGCATCGAGGGCGAAGGGCTGCTGGCGCAGTGCCTGCAGCACGAGGTGGATCACCTCAATGGCGGGCTCTACATCGACCGGGCGAAGAACGTCCGTCTCGCCGTTTCCGAAGAGGACAAGGAAACGGCCGAGGCGTGAAAACGCTCTTTCTCGGCACAGCTTCGTTTGCGGTGCCGAGTCTGCGCGTCGTTGCGGCCCGCACGCAGCTCGTCCGCGTCGTGACGCGTCCGGATCGTCCTGCGGGACGCGGTCTGCGCCTCACGCCGAGCGCCGTCAAACGCGTTGCGCTCGAGCTCGGACTCCGCGTCGACGAGCCGCTTGCGCTGCGCCCGTATGCCGCGGAGCTGCGCGACGAGGGAATCGACCTCGTCGTCCTCGCGGCCTATGGACGCATCTTGCCGCAAGTGCTGCTCGATCTCCCGCGCCTCGGCGCGCTCAACGTGCACCCATCGCTGCTGCCGAAATACCGCGGTGCGACACCGATTCAGGCCGCTCTCTTGAGCGGCGATAGGGAGACCGGCGTCAGCATCATGCTGATGGACGCCGGCCTTGACACCGGCAGCGTCGTCCTTGCGGAGCGCGTCGTCATCGGACCGGACGAGACCTACGGCGAACTGCACGACCGTCTGGCGCGGATTGGCGCGGACGCGCTCGCGCAAGCGCTCGATCTCGCCGATAGCGGGGAGCTCGTTGCCGCACCACAGCGCGGCGAGCCGAGCTTGACGCGGCCGCTCGCCCGCGAGGATCTTACCGTCGATCTCGGCTGGCCGGCGCAGCGCGTCGTTAACCGCGTGCGCGCCTACTCGCCGCGCCCCGCGGCGCGGGCGAGCATCGACGGCGAGATCGTCAAGATCTTGCGCGCGCACATCGGGCCGGAGGGCCGGCTCGTCATCGACGAGCTGATTGCGCCGAACCGCGGAAGGATGAGCGGCGCGGCCTACCTGCAGAGCCGAAGGACGCGATGAACGCTCGGGAGCTCGCGCTGAGCGTCGTTTGCGACGTCTTTCCTCCCCGTGGATCGCGGGCCGTGGAGCGGGGTGCGCAGGCGTCGTTCGATTACCGCGCTCGCCGCGCGCAGCTCGGCGATCGAGATCGCGCGTTCGCCGCGCAGCTCGCATACGGCGCGATCAAGATGCGGCGCACAATCGATTGGTACCTCGAGCCGTTCTTGGCATCGCAGCGCGAGCTGCCGCCGGTGATTCGCGAGCTGCTGCGGCTGGCGATTTACGAGTTGACTTTCACGCGAGCCGACGAGCACGCGACGGTATTCGAGTTCGTCAATCTCGCCAAGCGGCACGCGCACCGCGGGCTGGCCAATCTGGTGAACGCAGTGCTTCGCAGCTTCCTTCGGCAGAGACCGCCGGCGCCGCAGCGCGATCGCTTCGAGAGCGAACGGGAGTATCTCGCCACGCGCTACTCGCTCCCGACATGGCTCGTGCGCCAGTGGCGCGAGATCTTCGGCGCGGACGCCGAGCGAGTCTTTGCGAGCGTTAACGACCAGGCGCAAGCGGCGGTAGTGGTCAACGCGCTCAAGGCGACACCGGCCGATGCGGCGCGGCGGCTTTTGGCGCTGGGAGTCGAAACGCGCGGCTCGGCCGTCGTGCCGGAGGTGCTCTTGTTGGGGGGTGGCGGTCCGCTGCCGAGCGACGACGGCATATGGTGGTCGCAGTCCGAGAGTTCGGCGATGGCAGTCGACGTGCTCGGACCGCAACCCGGCGAAGCGATCCTCGACGTCTGTAGCGGGCGCGGCAACAAGGCGCTCCAAATCGGTGCGCGGCTCGCCGGACAGGGGAACCTGATCTGCGTGGAGCGGGATGTGCGCAAGATCGCGACGCTCGGTCGCCGGATGCAGGAGGCCGGGGTCATCGCCGGCGTCGTCGCGGGCGACGCCACGGCTGAAGCGCTGCTCGGGGACCAGTGTTTCGACCGGGTCCTCATCGACGCGCCGTGCTCGGGAGTCGGCCTGGTCGGGCGGCACCCGGAGACGCGCTGGAAGAAGCAGGGAACCGACGGCGAACGGCTGTCGCTGACGCAGCGAGCCTTGCTCGAGCGGATCGCCCGCCACGTCTACCCGGGCGGCGCGCTGGTCTATGCGGTTTGTTCGACGGATCCACGCGAGACGACGGAAGTGATCGAGGACTTTTTGGCGCGAGAAAACTTCGAGCGCGGTTTGATCCCCGCCGCGTACGAGAAGCTGCTGACCGACGACGGCGACGTGCTCGTGCCGCCCGGCATCGACGGACGCGACGGCTTTTATCTCGCACGGGTCGAGCGCCGCCCGTGAGCGTGCTTTCGAAAATCGAACAGTTCTGCGCGACACTCATCGAGCGCGCCTTCGCGAAGTCGTTCCCGAGCGACCTGGAGCCGGCGCAGATCGCCCGCAAGCTCGTATCCACGATGGAGGCGCAAACGCGAGGCGACGAGGGGCGCCTGAGCGCGCCCGCCGCGTACGCCGTCTACGTGAGCCCCGGCGACTTCGAACGGCTCGCCGAGCACAGGGCGTATTTGGAGCGCGCCTGGGCTGAGCTGCTACGCGACCTGGCAGCGCGGGTCGGGATCGTCTTCGAGGACGGCGAGGCGCGCGTGACGATGGCCGCGCGGGCCGGCGTTCCGCTCGGCGCGATCGCCGTCGAGGTCGGCGACGGGAGGACAACGCGCGGGAGCTTTTGCCTGCGCATGGTCAAAGGCGTTCCGCCGGATGGGGTATATTCGATTCTGGGGAAGACCCGAATTGGACGCAGCGAAGAAAGCGAAATCGTTCTCGTGGACCCTAGCGTCTCGCGCGCACACGCGATCGTCGAGATACGGCGCGGCGAGCCGGTCGTCAGCGACGTGGGATCGACCAATGGAACGTACGTGAACGGGCGCCGCGTGCGCTCGCAGTCGCTGCACGACGGGGACGAGCTGCTCTTCGGCGACACGCAGATGAGGTTCGAGACCGCATGACGTTCGAGATCGCCGCCGCCGATTTCGAGCGGCAGATGCGGATGGGGTCGCTGGAGATCACCGCGGCGCTCGCGCTCGTCGCGGCGCTGACGGCGCGACTGCCGGCGCGCACCGCGGCGGAGATCGGCCTCGTCACGCCCGTGCGTCTACGGCTCGAGATCCTCGAGCGCGGTGCAAACCGTTCGTTCGACGGGCGCCCGCCGCTCGAGCTCGGACGCGACAAAGGGACGGAGATCGTGCTGCGCGACCCGGAGGTGAGCCGCCGTCACGCGCGATTCGAGAGCCAAGACGGCGTAGTGTTCGTCAACGATCTCAAGAGCAGCAACGGCACGTTTCTGAACGGGCGCCGCGTGACCGAGGCCATCGAGGTCCGTCCGGGCGACGAGATCGACGTCGGGACGACGCGGATTCTGGTCAGATCGGTCCGCCCCGGATGACGCTCGCAATCCGCGGTGACCGCACATCGTGCCTGAGCCTACAGCTCGGGCCGCGCACGTGGCTCTTGGCCATCGCGCGCGGCTTCGGCAGCATCGGCGGAATCGCCACCGAGGCCGCGCTGCTCGCGCGGCTACGAGTAGAATGCGAGCGTCGCATGCGCAGCGCACGCTTTCGGGCGGCGGTAGATCGGCCGCAGGCGGCGGCGACGGCCATGCACGGCGTGCTGGCGCGCGTGAACGGCGACCTCTACGCGTGCACCGCGAGCCACGAGGATTACGTCACGGCGGCGGCCTCGCTCACGGCCGTCGTGATCGTGCACGGCCACGCGTACGTCATGCACGCGGGCTCGACCGCCGCGTATCTCGCCCGCGAGGGCGAGCTCATGCCGCTGTTCCGCGACGACGTCTTCGAGGAGCGTCGCGGCCCGCTGCTGGTTCGCGCGTTCGCGGTCGCGCCGGTTCTCGACGTCACGATATCGAGCGCGATGCTCGCGCCGGGCGACGCAATCGTGCTCCTCGGCCGGCGTATGCGGGGCGAAGCCGAGCGCCGCGCCGTGCTCGCAAGCCTCGACGCAGCCGACCCAGGCGAACGCGTGCTCATCGCGCGATTCGATCAGGACGACCTGGCGCCGAGCGACGCGTACGTCGCCGAGCCACCGCGCCCGCTCGCGCGAGCGCTCGCGCGCCTCGCCGCGGCGATCGCATCCGTCGTCGCGGCGGTCAGCCGACGCTGGTAATTCTTCGCCGCGTCGCGCCGATGGCGGGTGCGCTGGCCGTCGCTGCGCTGATCCTGTCGTACGCGCCGCGCAACACGATCGGTCCGCCCTGGGTTTTCGCGCTGCTGGCCGCGCTCGCCGTGATCTGGGTGTTGTGGCAGCCGTCGAACACCGTCCGCGACGACGCGCTTCCGGCGCTCGCCGTCGTGCTTGCGGCGCTCGGACTGGCGCTGGTCGATCGGCTCTCGCCCGAGCTCGCGCAGCGCCAACAAGTGTGGCTGGTCGTGTCCCTGCTGCTCGCGATCGCGCTCGGGCCACTTTTCTCCGGCTTCCGCCGCTTCGCCGCGTACAAGTATCTCTGGGTCATCGCCTCGCTTGTGCTGTTCGCACTGCTCTTGTTCTTCGGCGAAGAGATCAACGGTGCGCGCCTGTGGATCAAGCTAGGGCCGGTCGAATACGAGCCGATCGAGCTGATCAAGCTCTTTATCGTGCTCTTTTTGGCGGCATATCTCGCGGAGACGGCCGACGTGATCGGAAACGCGCGTCCGTGGTCGCTGCGCGCCAACGTCAAGTATCTCGGCCCGCTCTTCATCGGTTGGGGCGTCTCGATCGCGATCTTGGTCCTTCAGCGCGACCTCGGCATGGCGACGCTGCTCCTCGCGACGTTCGCGACGATTCTATACGTCGCGACTCGCCGCGCGGATATCGTACTGTTCGGTGCGCTGCTTTTCGTGGTCGGCGCCTTCTGGGCGGTGCATCACTATCCGTACGTGCACGCGCGCATCGCGGTGTGGCGCGACCCGTTCTCGGATCCGTACGGCGCCGGATACCAGTCGTCGCAGGCGTACTACTCGCTCGCCGCGGGCGGCCTCTTCGGCAGCGGGTACCGGCTTGGACATCCCGAAAACATTCCCGACGTGCCAACGGATTATGTTTACGCGGCCTTCGCGGAAGAATTCGGCGTTATCGGAGCGCTCATTCTGCTCGCGATCTTCCTGAATCTCGTGCGCAGGATTTTCGCAACCGGGCTGCAACAGCCGGATCTCTACACGAAGCTGCTCGCGACGGGTCTCGCCGCCACGCTCGGTTTTCAGGTCATCATCATCGTCAGCGGAGTGATCGGATTGCTTCCACTCACGGGAATAACGCTGCCCTTCATGTCGTACGGGGGCAGCTCGCTGGTGGCAAACTTTCTGCTCGTCGCGCTCGTTTGGGCGATGAGCGCGCGTCCGCGGAGGACCACATGAGGATCGCCGCCGCGCTCGCGTTCGTGCTCCTCGCCGCATGCGCGAAGAGCTCGAATGGCGCGGCCGCTTCCGCTTCAGCGTCCGCCGAGGCAGCGAATCCGGCATCGGCCAGCGACGGCGCCGTCGTCTACATTGCGAATTGCTCCAGCTGTCACCAGGCCGACGGCCAAGGCGTGAGCGGCGCGTTTCCTCCGCTCGCCGGCAACCCGGTCGTGACGGGTAACCCGACCGCGGTGATCGCCATCGTCAAGAACGGTCTCGACGGCAAAGTCGTCGTGAACGGCCAAGCGTACAGCGGCATCATGCCGCGCTGGGGCGGCGTGCTTTCCGACGAGCAGATCGCGGCGGCGATCACGTACGTCCGCAGCTCCTGGCACAACCGCGCCGCCGGCGTCAGCGTCGCGCAGGTGCACGCCGTCAAATAGAGACGACGCCGCAGTCCCGCGATTCGCGCAGCGGTGATCCGAACTCGTGCTCGAAGAGCGACTCTACGAACTCGAGCATGGCCGGATCGGCGTGGCGCAGGCGCGCGCGCGTCGCACGCGGCCACGGCGACGCGGGGTCGTTGGCCTCTACGTAGGCGCGCAGCGATTCCGCGAAGTACTCGTCGACGCCGGTCGCCGCGTACGGCGTGACGAAGCTGGTTGCGCTCGCGAAGAGCGCGCGCAGCCGCGGGTCAATGCCGCTGCGATAGACGCCGCCGCCGAGCGCGCAATCGAGCGCATGGCCGAACTCGTGCGCAACGGTCATCGGGCTGCGCGAGCGCAAGAACAGCGCGCGCTCCTCGACGACAAACAACCCAGCCGGCGGTGCCGGCCAGGCGTCGACGTCGATGCCCAGGCGCGCCAGCGCCGGGGACGCCTCGCGATAGCGCTCTTCCGGGCGCAGGAGCATCACGCGAATGCGGCTGCGCAGTGCGTACGCCAGAGCGCCGCCGCCGAAGCGCAGCAGCGTTTCGATCACCGCGGGCTCCGGTGGGCGACGGCGGTCACCCGCGACGAGACGCCGGGCGACCGCGGCTGCGTCCTTATGCATCCGCGCCATCGTCGCGCAGCGACGTTACCGCGGCGTGGCGCGCGCGTTTTCAGAATTTTTTCATGCCTGTGTCCTAGGGTGGTCGCACCGCACCCAGGCCCCTCGCTAAAATCTCCGGAGGTTCGTGTGATCAGTGCCATGCAACGACGTCGTTCCGCCGCAGGCGGCCGGCCTGGGGAACCAGTCGGCATGGTCGCGACGGGACGCTCCGCCGCCGACACGAAGCTCTACTCAACGACGACAACAACAACGATCTACGCGCACGAGAACGATAGGAGAACATGAACGCATTACGCTTTGGGTTTGCGCTGTCCGCTTGTGCGGCGGCCGCCGCCCTAGGAGCGTGCAGCAGTGGGGCTTCGGCCCCGCCGCTCGCGCCCGTCAATTCGCTGACCCCATCCAGCTCGCTCGCCGCGCACGCGAAACACACCGTGGGGCTCGGCAAACTGCTCACCACCAAGAACGGTGGGCAGGTCTTTGGCTTCGACATCGATCGTAACGGCACGGACGGCGTGCTCGCGACGGCGTCCGACGTCGAGACCTTCGATCAAAACAACGGAACGATCAGCAAGTCCTTCCCGAAGAAGCTCCCGCCGGGAACGTCCTACTCGCTGGACGCGATCTTCTCCGGAGACGTCGCGCTGGTCACACGCTACGTGGTACCGAAGGGACAGATATTCGCCAAGCGCTTCTACGACCTGATGAACCCCGTCACGGCGGGCAAATTCACGAACGTCTGGACGCCTCCGATTCGCGACATCGACGTGCTGCAGACCGGCGTCAATCAGGTCACGTCGACCGGCGCGCTCTTCGCCATCGAGCTGAAGAAGCAGGACAAACCGGTCATCGTCGTCTCCGACGTCGCCAAGAACACGATCGCCAAGGTGATTCACCTCGATCCCAACCTGTTCGGCGGCGGTAACGGCCCGCAGTTCGGCCAGGACACGACGACGAACCAGGCCGTGATCGCACTTTCGCCGGACGGCGGACGCGTCGGCGGCGAGGCGCCGGTCAACGTTCTCGTGGATCTCGCGACCGGAAAAGAGAAGAAGTTTGCCGGCCTCAACAACGGCTTCTTCGGCTCGGGCTACGTCAACGGCTTGGCGGTGGACTCGATGACCGGAGTTGCCGCCACGACGACTGAGCTCAACGCGCAGGTCGAAATCTACAACCTGGCACAGCAGACCGGCATCGCCGCGCAGCTACCGTGCACCGGCAGCACCTCGCAAATCAACAGCGGCGCCGGCATCGCCGCCGATCCGGTCCACGGGCTGTTCCTAGTCACCGATCCGAGCTACGCCTGCAGCTCGGGCAGCGCGCTCGTCGTGTACGACGAGAAGGGCAATAACGTCGAGACGATCACCGGATTCAAGTTCGCGATCGGCGAGCCGCCGCCGGTGATCAATCCGGCGACGCGCACGGGCTGGGCCTTCGGGCCCGCCTTCAGCCAGCTCCAGCAGTTCTTCTATTAGCCGCCCATAAACGGCGGACACGACGGCTAAACCAACCGGGCAGGGGTTATAATGCTAGGGTGCCCGGCCACGTGATCTCCATTAACCCCTTCCCGCTACTGATAGTTGTCGCCGGAGTGCTCGTCGTCATCTTCGTCCTTATTGCGCGGCGACGCATGTGACGCACAAATGGGGGCTAGCGAGCCGCGCTCGCCATTAATAGCCCGGGGACATTGAATACTACGTGGACGATAACGGCGGGAATCACGCTACCGCTCCGCTGGCGCAGTTCGCCCGCCAGTACCCCTAGGGCCAGCGCCGCACCGGCCGTCCATGGGCCGACAGCGAAATGGACAATGGCGAACAGGAGCGCACTTCCCGCTACGGCTCCGACGCTCGCACGTACTGACGTCTCTGCCGCGGCGGAGAGATTGCGTGCTAACACTGTTTGCAACAGGCCCCGAAAAATCAACTCCTCCTGGAGCGGCGCGCACAGTCCGAAATAAAGCCACGCTAGGATCGGCGGCAAGGTTAATCCCGCTAGCGGGCCAGGCTCGTGCACACGTGACAGTACGCCGGCTACGGCTGCTGCAAATGGCACCGCAAGCGCGAATGCCATGGCCAGATCGCGCTTGCTCGACCAACGCAGTCCAAAGTCTGCGAGCGTCGCTCTTAGGGGTGTTTGTAGTGCGAACATGAGCATCAGAGCCACGCTTGCACTAACAAAAATAATAAAGGGAACGGAATGAGCAATGGACAGACGCAAAACTGCCACCAGCGCGAACGTGGGCACATAAACCGCTAAAAGCAGGCCGAGCGCGACTCCGAGGCCGCGCAGCAAATGCAACATTCGAGGAAGTCCTATCGACTACTGAGCTCCTGAGGCCGCGAGCTCCCGAGCTATCGCCGCCGACGGAAGCTGTTGTAGATTTCGACGAGGCGATTTATTTCCAAATTAGCGCCTGTGTACGCTAGCCGCGCTGATTCGAACTCACTTGAATCCACATCGCGCACTGCGAACCACGCCTCCCACGCGTGCTCCTGCACCTCACGTGCGGCCTGAATAGCGTCGAGGACTGCTTGTTGCGACTTAAACTCGTTCTTACTTTCCTGCATCGGGACTTCAAACGCGCCTTTCGTTGCCCACTTCAGTAATTCTTCCGTGCTCCGTGCGCGGCGCCATCGTGTCGAGGCACTTTAGCATTAAGCCGCCAGATCGCTGCGATGTTAGCGTAGAACCGTAAACCCCGGAGCGCTACCGTGCGGCGGGGGCACGACGCGGATCGTCACGCGATCGCTTCGTGCACCATCGGCGGCTTCGATGCGCCACGTGCCCAGCCGCAGCGGCCAGAACGCGGTCCCGGTTGCGTCGAGCGCGAGCCTCTCGCCGCCGACGCTCCAGCGCACCGGTCCGCCGGAGCCCACCGCGCGCAGCGAGAGCTGTTGTTCTCGAGCTTGCACGCGATCGCCGGAGTCGTTGCGTACGAACACGTCGCCGTCGTGCGGAAAGACGATGCGCAGGCGCCCCGGCGTATTGCGCCGCTGCAGCGCGAGCCACGAATCGTACTGTTCGTGCGACGGTCCGGCCGGGCGCTGCACGGCCGCGAGGTCCTCGGGCCGCACCCACTCCTCGACGACGGCGGGGCAGTTGGCCTCGGGCGCGTGTCCGGTCGCGGCGCAGATGGGCGTGCGAACGAATCCAAGCGGCGGCGCGAACGGCGGCGGGTCGTCGCGCCGCTCGTAGAGGTGCAGCATGATGCGATTCCACAGCGGTCCGGCGCCGGTGACGCCGGAGACGCCGCGCATCGCGCTGCCATCGAAGTTGCCGACCCACACGCCGACGGTGTAGTCGCGCGTGAAGCCGACGGTCCACGTGTCGCGGAAGTCCGATGACGTGCCCGTCTTCACGGCCGCCGGGAAGGGCATCTGCAGCACCGAGCCCACGCCGAACGACTTCGCGCGCGCATGCGGATCGGCGAGGATGTCGGTGACGAGCTGCCAGTCGCTCGAATCGCCGACGGTTCGCGTGCTCGCGCTTCGATTCACGAGACGCAGCGGCGCCAAGACGCCGCTGCGCGCTATCGCGGCGTATGCCTGCACGAGCTCCCAGAGGCTCACCTCGCCGCTGCCCAGCGTGAGCCCCAGCCCGTAGTACGACGCGGGATGGGTGAGGTGCGCGAAGCCGAGGTCGTGCAGCCGATCCAAGAACGCGCCGACGCCGAGACGCGAGAGCACCTGCACCGCCGGCGCGTTGAGTGAGTTCGCCAGCGCGTAGCGAACGCGGACCGGTCCGCTGAAGCGTCCGCTGTAGTCGGCGGGCTGATAGAGTTTGCCGCCGGGGATGGCGTATGAGGCGGGCACATCGGCGAGAATCGTTGTCGAGTCGATCGTACGCCGCTCGAGCGCGAGCTCGTAGGCGAACGGCTTGAGCGACGATCCGGGCTGGCGCAACGCCTGCACGCCGTCGTTGCTTCCGAGCGCTTCGAGCGAGAAGTAATCCGGCGAGCCGACGTAGGCGAGCACGTCCCCGCTCCTATTGTCGACGACCAGCGCGGCGCCGTCGGTGACGTGATAGCGCTGCAGCGCCGCGATCACGTCCTGCGTCTGCGCCTGGACGAAGCGCTGCAGATCTGCGTCGAGCGTCGTGCGCACGCGCCCGGCTCGGCCGTCGGACTGCCGGTACAGCAGGAAGAGCGCCTGCGCCGCGCCGTCGATCCCGTAGTCGTTGCGGCGAATCGCGAGCGTCTCGGCAAAGGCTTGCGTAGCGCGCGCCGGCGTGATCGCGCCGAGCTCGACCATGCGCCGCAGGACGAACCGCTGGCGCTCTCGGAGCGCTTTGTAATCGGCGTCGGGCGCGAGCCGGGCCGGATCGTTCGGGATGGCCGCCAGCAACGAGGCCTGCGCGAGGTCGAGATCGCTCGCGGGCTCGCCGAAGTAGGTTCGCGCGGCAGCCTCCACGCCGTAGACGTTACCGCCCATCGGCACGCGATTCACGTAGGCCTCCAGCACCGCGCTCTTGCTGGAGGCGATCGCGATGCGCTGAGCTGCGCCGATCTGCGCGAGCTTCCCGCGAATCGTGCTAGGCTCGCCGCGCAAGAGGCGCGCCAGCTGCATCTCGATCGTCGAGCCTCCGCTTCGCGCCTCGCCGAAGATCGCATAGTCGCGCGCTGCCCGGAAGAGCGCGGGCACGTCCACCGCGCCGTGATGCCAGAAGCGCGCGTCCTCCGCGGCGACGATAGCCTCGAGAAAGTCCGGCGAAACCGATGCTAGCGGCACGCGGATGGCGTGCAGGGCGTCGGCGCCGAGGACCGTTCCGAGCACGCCCCCGTTCCGGTCGGTGTAGGTGACCGATCCGCGCGGCACGTTGAGCCGTGCGACGTCGATGCCGCCGAGGCGCAGCACAACGATCGCCGCCAAAACGCCAACAGGGAGCGCCAACGCAAAGAGTTTCATGGCCTGTGCACGGAATGTACGATTCCTTGCGCTTCTTTGGCCTGCTTTTCGCCATTGCTACGACGGCCGCGATCGTCGCGTGCGGCGGCCCCGCGCGCAACGCGAACCGGCTCGGCCCGGTCACGGCGCTCCGGCAGCCGCAGCTGCCAGCGTGGATCGCGTCGATCTCGCCGACGGGTAAGGCCGACACGCTCGCGCAGATTCGCATCATCTTCAACAAGCCGGTGGCGCCGGTCACCGCGCTCTCCGGCCCGGGACCGCAGGACGTGGTG is a genomic window of Candidatus Binatia bacterium containing:
- the def gene encoding peptide deformylase, with product MPYIREILTEGHPTLRKVAKRVDPREIDDPLFQQLIDDMFETMYAAPGVGLAAPQVNVSKRLFVMDVNDDEHPPAVVINPKLEGLAEEVELREGCLSVPGMIGEIVRYERAAVTGLDREGRRIRIEGEGLLAQCLQHEVDHLNGGLYIDRAKNVRLAVSEEDKETAEA
- a CDS encoding methionyl-tRNA formyltransferase, coding for MKTLFLGTASFAVPSLRVVAARTQLVRVVTRPDRPAGRGLRLTPSAVKRVALELGLRVDEPLALRPYAAELRDEGIDLVVLAAYGRILPQVLLDLPRLGALNVHPSLLPKYRGATPIQAALLSGDRETGVSIMLMDAGLDTGSVVLAERVVIGPDETYGELHDRLARIGADALAQALDLADSGELVAAPQRGEPSLTRPLAREDLTVDLGWPAQRVVNRVRAYSPRPAARASIDGEIVKILRAHIGPEGRLVIDELIAPNRGRMSGAAYLQSRRTR
- a CDS encoding transcription antitermination factor NusB; the encoded protein is MNARELALSVVCDVFPPRGSRAVERGAQASFDYRARRAQLGDRDRAFAAQLAYGAIKMRRTIDWYLEPFLASQRELPPVIRELLRLAIYELTFTRADEHATVFEFVNLAKRHAHRGLANLVNAVLRSFLRQRPPAPQRDRFESEREYLATRYSLPTWLVRQWREIFGADAERVFASVNDQAQAAVVVNALKATPADAARRLLALGVETRGSAVVPEVLLLGGGGPLPSDDGIWWSQSESSAMAVDVLGPQPGEAILDVCSGRGNKALQIGARLAGQGNLICVERDVRKIATLGRRMQEAGVIAGVVAGDATAEALLGDQCFDRVLIDAPCSGVGLVGRHPETRWKKQGTDGERLSLTQRALLERIARHVYPGGALVYAVCSTDPRETTEVIEDFLARENFERGLIPAAYEKLLTDDGDVLVPPGIDGRDGFYLARVERRP
- a CDS encoding FhaA domain-containing protein, giving the protein MSVLSKIEQFCATLIERAFAKSFPSDLEPAQIARKLVSTMEAQTRGDEGRLSAPAAYAVYVSPGDFERLAEHRAYLERAWAELLRDLAARVGIVFEDGEARVTMAARAGVPLGAIAVEVGDGRTTRGSFCLRMVKGVPPDGVYSILGKTRIGRSEESEIVLVDPSVSRAHAIVEIRRGEPVVSDVGSTNGTYVNGRRVRSQSLHDGDELLFGDTQMRFETA
- a CDS encoding FHA domain-containing protein; translation: MTFEIAAADFERQMRMGSLEITAALALVAALTARLPARTAAEIGLVTPVRLRLEILERGANRSFDGRPPLELGRDKGTEIVLRDPEVSRRHARFESQDGVVFVNDLKSSNGTFLNGRRVTEAIEVRPGDEIDVGTTRILVRSVRPG
- a CDS encoding FtsW/RodA/SpoVE family cell cycle protein, whose translation is MAGALAVAALILSYAPRNTIGPPWVFALLAALAVIWVLWQPSNTVRDDALPALAVVLAALGLALVDRLSPELAQRQQVWLVVSLLLAIALGPLFSGFRRFAAYKYLWVIASLVLFALLLFFGEEINGARLWIKLGPVEYEPIELIKLFIVLFLAAYLAETADVIGNARPWSLRANVKYLGPLFIGWGVSIAILVLQRDLGMATLLLATFATILYVATRRADIVLFGALLFVVGAFWAVHHYPYVHARIAVWRDPFSDPYGAGYQSSQAYYSLAAGGLFGSGYRLGHPENIPDVPTDYVYAAFAEEFGVIGALILLAIFLNLVRRIFATGLQQPDLYTKLLATGLAATLGFQVIIIVSGVIGLLPLTGITLPFMSYGGSSLVANFLLVALVWAMSARPRRTT
- a CDS encoding cytochrome c, whose product is MRIAAALAFVLLAACAKSSNGAAASASASAEAANPASASDGAVVYIANCSSCHQADGQGVSGAFPPLAGNPVVTGNPTAVIAIVKNGLDGKVVVNGQAYSGIMPRWGGVLSDEQIAAAITYVRSSWHNRAAGVSVAQVHAVK
- a CDS encoding CPBP family intramembrane glutamic endopeptidase gives rise to the protein MLHLLRGLGVALGLLLAVYVPTFALVAVLRLSIAHSVPFIIFVSASVALMLMFALQTPLRATLADFGLRWSSKRDLAMAFALAVPFAAAVAGVLSRVHEPGPLAGLTLPPILAWLYFGLCAPLQEELIFRGLLQTVLARNLSAAAETSVRASVGAVAGSALLFAIVHFAVGPWTAGAALALGVLAGELRQRSGSVIPAVIVHVVFNVPGLLMASAAR
- the pbpC gene encoding penicillin-binding protein 1C, coding for MKLFALALPVGVLAAIVVLRLGGIDVARLNVPRGSVTYTDRNGGVLGTVLGADALHAIRVPLASVSPDFLEAIVAAEDARFWHHGAVDVPALFRAARDYAIFGEARSGGSTIEMQLARLLRGEPSTIRGKLAQIGAAQRIAIASSKSAVLEAYVNRVPMGGNVYGVEAAARTYFGEPASDLDLAQASLLAAIPNDPARLAPDADYKALRERQRFVLRRMVELGAITPARATQAFAETLAIRRNDYGIDGAAQALFLLYRQSDGRAGRVRTTLDADLQRFVQAQTQDVIAALQRYHVTDGAALVVDNRSGDVLAYVGSPDYFSLEALGSNDGVQALRQPGSSLKPFAYELALERRTIDSTTILADVPASYAIPGGKLYQPADYSGRFSGPVRVRYALANSLNAPAVQVLSRLGVGAFLDRLHDLGFAHLTHPASYYGLGLTLGSGEVSLWELVQAYAAIARSGVLAPLRLVNRSASTRTVGDSSDWQLVTDILADPHARAKSFGVGSVLQMPFPAAVKTGTSSDFRDTWTVGFTRDYTVGVWVGNFDGSAMRGVSGVTGAGPLWNRIMLHLYERRDDPPPFAPPLGFVRTPICAATGHAPEANCPAVVEEWVRPEDLAAVQRPAGPSHEQYDSWLALQRRNTPGRLRIVFPHDGDVFVRNDSGDRVQAREQQLSLRAVGSGGPVRWSVGGERLALDATGTAFWPLRLGTWRIEAADGARSDRVTIRVVPPPHGSAPGFTVLR